The genomic stretch TTCTGAAGGTTGTGCTGAAGGTTTTGGGCTCCAAAGATCTTAATTATAGGTCATAGTGTACAAAAAGTGACCTTGACCTCTTGTTGTTCTGACTTTATTATCAAAGTTAATCATGTATGTCATTAGCTGAAGCTGTATGATCCTTGTTCCCATGAAAGTGTGTGTATCGGGACTGAAATTCACCTCAGGGTATCACACATTACTCTCATCTCAGTTGTAGCAAACATTTCACTAATGTGTGAGATGCAGTGGGTAGGTTGTGTTTAATCTGAATGGTAACCAACATTATGCCCTCTTGAGGATACTATGTTCTTTCTGGTTACAGTGGCTAGTTTTCCTGTAGCTTATTCAACCAAAATCTGAATTCATCCAGGTCAAGACAAGTTCAAACTAAATATTCATGCCACAGTAGGACATTTCAAGGATTGGGGATTAATTAAAGTAAATTACAATCAGTAGTTTTTTTAATGCCCAAAATCATTAGTTAGGTTATGTTTTATTCACATGACTAGTCATCAGAAGTACTCCGTTAATAGGCACCATTATTCCAGAACATGAGGCATAGGATACATTCAAAGATCAAAGTGAATCCACATTGTCAGAAGGTGATTTTCAGCTAGTTAGGAAGCTCTGACAATACTGCTTGTCGTTAATGGACGTGAGTTCAGACACAGGTGCAGGATTGTGCCAAGAGCAATAGGCTAAACAGGTCTAATCTAGAGGTTGACTCGTTGCAATTGAGTTTAAATCAGAGTCCATGACACATTTGTAATGACCATTGCCTGGTCTAGCTGAGGGGGCCTTTTGAATCGTTGAGCCATTGTCTGATCTGCACTTTCacctttatttacaatgacgacctttcaagcacatcaataaacaacaattACACTACATATCTAccaattacacaatacatgcaagCAAACACAAAATCAAAACACATTCATTTGAAACAAacattcttcagtaaaaaggcCCTCTAACATCCACCTGAATTGCCCTAAAGGCACCAAATACATAAACTTGATGGACTTTTGGAGATCATTCCACATgagacacacaaaaaaactaaaagcagattttCTTAACTCTGTGAAGATTAAAGGGAACTCCAGGGTTAGCCGTCCCTGAGTCTGGTTATTTATACGTCTGAAGGTTAACAATTAGGTGAGTTATGGCTGAAGTTCATGCAAGAGGCTTTATAGACAAAAAGAGTGTAATGCATCAATCTACGAGACTTCCAGGAGGGCCAGCCTACTTTCTGATAGAAAATGCAAtgatgtgtactgaacctatcACCCATAATAAAGTATAATGTGCCAATTGATGAAAGCCTCTGAATAAGTAATGAGTGATACACAGTGTCGAATGCTTTAGACAGGTCAATAAAAAGGGCAGCACAGTGTTTCTTCTTAtcatgtctcttcttcttattcttCTTGTGTGTGCGGGTGGGTGGAAAGGGAGTTTCTGGGGTGTTTAGGGGAGGAGTGACTGGTGACTGGTGCCAGTCTTCACATTGCTCAGTTACAATGACATGGCTTGTGCTGAAGAGGACTCTAACATCTACGCTGACCCCTTATAACAGCCGTTGCCATGGTGACCCAACATAATTAACAAATTAAACACCTTGGTGTTCCTCAGCTCAGACACATCAAGGTCTGGTTGgtcaggtggagagagggggtggaccGTAGGCTGAATCCCAGACACAATGCTGGGTAGGGTAGAGGACAGGGGTGGAGCCAAAGTGGGACCCAGGTGGCCACTTGGAGCGAAATATAGTGTGTTAAAATGGGATCAGGGCACCTCTTAATCATCATTAGAAGGCTAGACACTTTACAATAACTTCTATGTTATCATATTATACCATTTCCTAGTTCTGGCTCTTGTCATTTTTCTATTTACATTATAGTGAGGGTAGCATTTGTAGCTTATTGAAATTCAGCTCGTGATGGTTTGGCGAAGAGTCGGAATATGCTTTTTTTATGCTGTGAAAAATTCAACCACATACTGTAGGTTCCCTATCAAAAGCTTCTTTGAATGGTCACTTCTTATATAAACTATGGGCAACCCTTGCATTTTAAAATGTTGGTATTAATAATATATCCATCCCTCATAATAAAGCTGTTACTTAATTAAAGATGAACCGTTTGTTGTAGGTTATGTACATGTGTTGTGTTAAATTGTTTCTGTAACATTTTCAGTTGAGAACAAGGGTGTGATTGTATGCTTCAGGTTAGCCTCGGGACTTCGTTGACAGACCATTGATAAGGTCCCTATCCCCACACCCAGCCCAGGACAAGGGCAGCCAATTCAGTAGATTTCACCTCCGAGCATGGCCTATGAGCATCGACCGAAGAAAGCAATTATAGCTCAGCTGTTCTTGTAAAGGGGACTTTCACAGGCAGAGAACCCCCAACCCTCAAAATTGTCAGAGTGCCAGAAAATATGAATGCTATTCTTTCATTTGTTCAGTTACCAACTGAAGGCTTGCTCTATTTCGGCTATCAAGATATAATTTAGCCTGAATAGACTATAGGCAATGTTGTTCTGTGTGTCCTTGGCTGTATGGGAAAATGTACTTATCATCGCAACAATAAGTTGAGTGTGCTATTCCCCCATTCTATTATGTCTATGGAACCAATTGTTACATTAGAATCATTGGCATTATTCTATTGACCAATCTATGAATGTCCACTATCTTTCCTATTTGATACATTGAAAGGGTTTATATCAAACATCAACCTAGGATACCGACAGTGCACTTCCACCAACAGAGTCTTGAAAAGCCTTCCTGTTCTCAGAACATCTTAAACATTAAACATGGACAACTCTTTCAGGGTGAGACAGTGGAGGCATCCAATTGTGCTATTAGTAAGGACAAGTGTTGAATGCTCCAAAGGCCTATATGAGGAGTGTTTAGTGCGGGTCCTAATTGGCAGGAGAAGGGTGTCTGATGCAATTTTTCCACATTGGGCTTGAAGGAGAGCAGCAGCTGTGATAAGATGGGCAAGAACAACAAacgggagaggagtgagagagtgaaagagagttagagagattgCAGCTGTCTGAAAAATGTCTGGGAAATAACAAAGGACTAACTGTGGACATTGGGTTACCTATCTGTTAACCTGGAGGCTCATCCATGGAATACCATGATGTCACTTAAAGAGCAAGAGGGCTTGATGTATGGTTTAAGTCATTTGAAGAGGGTAACACCCTATTCTGGACTCCAAATGGAGGCATTTTTGTTGACTGACTCGTGTTAGTCTGTACACTACCACATATTTTTAGAAAGTCGAGTAGCATGACATAAATAGTGGGGAAAGCACAGAGGTGGGTGCAAAACAGCTCTCTCTTCTAAGACAACATCACACACGCACAGCTGGGATGAAGGAACATGACTGATTATGCTTTTCAACCCTCCAAAAGAAGCCATATATTCAGGTTGTGCGATGATTTGATAAGGGCCACGGTTGGCTGCGGTTCCTGAGCAGACAGGATGGGGGTGGACATGGGTGTTAAGCAGTCAAATTTGTGATTTTTTGCCAGTTCCATTATGACTGTCCTCAGGGCAAGCTTGCTGACGAGATCAATCACAGATAACATACATTGGTGTTGAGGGATTTATTGACTCATAATGAGATACAAGACGTCTATTAGAAATAGCATGTTAGTGTCTCACAACATGGACTAGGATCTGCCCAAGATACATTTTCTCATTCTAGAGTCGTTAGTGAATTGTTGAGTGAGATTATGGCTTTATATTTGGGAtatcctacagtacagtggtgttaATGGTGTTACTACATGAATGGTGTTGCCTCAGGTGAGTAGGTGGGTAAGTAAATACATTAAATATATCAAATTACTTGGCCTGTATTGTCTCTTAAAGCACATAATGACAGGGGGTGACATGAGTGTGCAATATCTCACAGTTTTGCGGTTGACCACTGTCTAGCCAGGAAACACCAGAGCATGGGAAACTATTGAAAAATACATGTGAAAAGAAACTGTAATGGCACTAAATATGTATAAATATGTTCCACTGTCCATGCAAAAACAGGATAATATGGACATGACAgtatgataaaaaatatatatgattaAGAGTATAAGGTCACTATGATTGATGATAAACGAACTACTGTTACAATTTAAATATTAGTTAGAATATaatatttgtatatattattattttattctttgtcGTTCTTATTTCTTTCGCAGGCATCATAGTTGAAGCAGTCACCATCACAAGATCTGAGTTCGATTATTTTGTCTAGATAGGCTTCTCAAAATTTAATCTTCCTGTCTGGTTGGTCGTGTTTACATGGATGGCTAAAATGACAGCGTCTTTAGATTGGCGCCTGCAAACATTTTTATTGATTGTGTCAACCAGGGTGTATGTCAATCCAATTATCCAATTGATAGCAATTGGTTAGCGTGTTATATACGCTATGTAAGGTGAGATCCGTTTTCTATTTTAtctgctatagctagctagcataacttgctaactagctagctgataGTGGGTGGGGTTTCCATTAGCATTAGAAATAGCATACTAGAGGTGTTTTTTTCTTCAATGTGTCATTTTTAAAATTTCTGTTAATCTCAGTTCGTGTTATGTCATTGGTAATCGGGAATAATAGCTTTAACTAGCCACTTAATAATTTTGCACAGCTTGAAAGTTAGCTAACTATGCTGTTTAGCCTAACTgatagcatgctagctaactagTGTGTTAAACGTAAATGTAGTTCAATGGCAAACTTTAACACGTTCTTGTCTCCTGTAGGGAACACTAATATGGATGTAGTGAACTTTGCTTCCTGTGCTATTGGGAAATGCCTGGACACTTTTTGCCTTCTACTAGACTTGGTCATCTGGTTTGTGAATTGGCTAGGCCGACTTTTCTCCAACATGGGTTCATCAATGCACGACCTGCAAGTGGTCCCGAGTGGCTCCATTTTACTAGAATACTGGAACTGTGCACTGTTCTCTTTCCTCACTGTAACAGAGGTGGTCACAAGCACAGCACACGGAGCTTTCAATCTACTGGAGGGATGGCTTCAGACCTTAGGAGGGGTGTTCGAGAGTTTCAAAATGGTGGGCCACCTCTCTTCTCATGTTGCATGGCGCACCAAGGAGCTGCTACACCGTGGATTCCTGTCTGGACATACTGTGCTTAAACAGACTTGTGACGGTTTTAGCATTGCGTTCAGCCTCGTTCTCTACTTTGTCAACACTATCGTCAACATTCTTCTCATTGGTACCCAGAACTGCTTCTCTGCAATGGTAGGGGCCTGGGAGGCAGTGTCAGGCCCCCTGCATAAAGCCTTGGAGCTGGCCCTCACACTTCTCACCTTCCTATACAGCTGCCTGGTGGGCACCTCTGTACTGCTTTGGACACCCTGCCAACTAGCTCTTGAGTTTCTGGGCTCCCTCGGTCATGTCTTTATCACAGTATTCATGCTCAACATCTATGGCTTGCTCTTAACAGCAGTCATTGTTGCTTTGACCTTGCTATATCTCAACCCAGAGTTGCCTCGTCATGTGGCCCAGCAATGTCTTCACTTTGTCAACACAATCCCAGGAATGCTAAGTCTACAGAGAACCATCTATAGACTTTACCTGCTGGCCATGGAGCAAGCTCAAGCTCTTCAGGACAATGGAGCTGGACCACAGGCTATGGGGCAGGTGGCCCAAGCAAGACAGCCAAGGGGCAGAACAGTACAGACTTCTGTAGACCAAGGTGGAGTGGGGCACCTAGTTCTGGATCCAAGGGCCCCAGGTATTCCTACTGACCATACAGGTACCCTTCTTCCCCCAGAACAGACTGGAAGAGAACAAGTGGAGTTATACTCAACACTTCAACACCTCGACAGTAGGTGGGATGACATCAACCTTGACCCAGACCAATACCACCACCAGTCTACAACAAGGACTACAGTGAAGCAGCAGCCTGCCTCTGGCCAAGGCAGCCAGGCCCCTCCAGTTGACACTGGCCTCCTCAGTCTATTGAAGGAGCatgaggagaggaagaagtgCGTAATCTGTCAGGACAGGGTCAAGAACGTGTTGCTGCTGCCCTGCCGCCACCTGTGCCTGTGTCGCCACTGCTCGGCCATCTTGCTACAGCAGCCCCCCCAGCAGCACAGCTGTCCCCTCTGCCGACAGGCCATCACACAAACCATGGATGTCTTTCTCTGAGGGAACCGGTAGTGCACTTTGGGGTACCATTTCAGACACTCCCCCATAGTTAAAGAGCGGGACACTGATAAATACATAGAAAGAAATGCAGCCAGTCTGAAAACAACCCCAGTTAGCATAATGGGGATGGCTTCAGCTTGACTTCCAATGGGCTTTAAAAGAGCTTCTGCCATATTACTTATTTCTTTTGTACATTTTAGATCTACGAACACTGAAGGGGAAGACTTTAAACTCAGGATAATGAGTGATGATAGACCTCCACAATGTATAGCTGTGCTGATAAAACACAACTCTTGTCCACTGTCATGTAA from Oncorhynchus tshawytscha isolate Ot180627B linkage group LG09, Otsh_v2.0, whole genome shotgun sequence encodes the following:
- the LOC112257936 gene encoding E3 ubiquitin-protein ligase RNF26 codes for the protein MDVVNFASCAIGKCLDTFCLLLDLVIWFVNWLGRLFSNMGSSMHDLQVVPSGSILLEYWNCALFSFLTVTEVVTSTAHGAFNLLEGWLQTLGGVFESFKMVGHLSSHVAWRTKELLHRGFLSGHTVLKQTCDGFSIAFSLVLYFVNTIVNILLIGTQNCFSAMVGAWEAVSGPLHKALELALTLLTFLYSCLVGTSVLLWTPCQLALEFLGSLGHVFITVFMLNIYGLLLTAVIVALTLLYLNPELPRHVAQQCLHFVNTIPGMLSLQRTIYRLYLLAMEQAQALQDNGAGPQAMGQVAQARQPRGRTVQTSVDQGGVGHLVLDPRAPGIPTDHTGTLLPPEQTGREQVELYSTLQHLDSRWDDINLDPDQYHHQSTTRTTVKQQPASGQGSQAPPVDTGLLSLLKEHEERKKCVICQDRVKNVLLLPCRHLCLCRHCSAILLQQPPQQHSCPLCRQAITQTMDVFL